A genomic window from Streptomyces sp. NBC_01429 includes:
- a CDS encoding phospholipase: protein MRRRLALPLVSVALSFATVLLTTTQATAAPADKPQVLSNWTQTSAASYNTWLAARNNQGAWSAYAFDWSTDYCSSSPDNPFGFPFKTACARHDFGYRNYKAAGTFSGNKARIDSAFYEDLKRVCSAYSGATKTSCDGTAWTYYHAVDIFGVAPANGTPADAAPAAAA from the coding sequence ATGCGCAGACGCCTCGCCCTTCCGCTCGTCAGCGTCGCCCTCTCCTTCGCCACGGTCCTGCTGACCACCACTCAGGCCACCGCCGCTCCGGCCGACAAGCCCCAGGTGCTCAGCAACTGGACCCAGACCAGTGCCGCCAGTTACAACACCTGGCTCGCCGCCCGGAACAACCAGGGCGCCTGGTCGGCCTACGCGTTCGACTGGTCCACGGACTACTGCTCGTCCTCGCCGGACAACCCCTTCGGCTTCCCCTTCAAGACCGCCTGCGCCCGTCATGACTTCGGTTACCGCAACTACAAGGCGGCCGGCACGTTCAGCGGCAACAAGGCCCGGATCGACTCCGCGTTCTACGAGGACCTGAAGCGGGTCTGCTCGGCGTACTCGGGTGCGACGAAGACGTCCTGCGACGGCACGGCGTGGACGTACTACCACGCGGTCGACATCTTCGGCGTGGCCCCGGCGAACGGCACCCCGGCGGACGCCGCTCCGGCCGCCGCCGCGTAG
- a CDS encoding lytic polysaccharide monooxygenase auxiliary activity family 9 protein: MRKKIGAAVVGLAIAGVSLFATGSASSHGYTDSPVSRQKLCANGTVTNCGNIQWEPQSVEGPKGFPAAGPADGKICSGGNGQFAQLDDQRGGTGWPTTKVSSGQSYNFRWQFTARHATTDFKYYITKTGWNASQPLTRAALDAQPFLTVPYNNQQPPETLSHSGTLPSKSGRHMIVAVWTIADTSNAFYACSDVQF, from the coding sequence ATGCGAAAGAAGATAGGCGCGGCCGTGGTCGGCCTCGCGATCGCCGGCGTGTCCCTGTTCGCCACGGGCAGCGCCAGCAGCCACGGCTACACCGACTCACCCGTCAGCCGGCAGAAGCTCTGTGCCAACGGCACCGTGACCAACTGCGGCAACATCCAGTGGGAGCCGCAGAGCGTCGAGGGCCCCAAGGGCTTCCCGGCCGCCGGCCCCGCCGACGGCAAGATCTGCTCGGGCGGCAACGGGCAGTTCGCGCAACTCGACGATCAGCGCGGCGGCACGGGATGGCCCACCACCAAGGTGTCGAGCGGCCAGAGCTACAACTTCCGCTGGCAGTTCACCGCCCGGCACGCCACGACCGACTTCAAGTACTACATCACCAAGACCGGCTGGAACGCGTCCCAGCCGCTCACCCGTGCGGCACTGGACGCGCAGCCGTTCCTGACCGTGCCGTACAACAACCAGCAGCCGCCGGAGACGCTTTCGCACTCGGGGACGCTGCCCTCGAAGTCGGGACGGCACATGATCGTGGCCGTCTGGACCATCGCGGACACGTCGAACGCGTTCTACGCCTGTTCCGACGTGCAGTTCTGA
- a CDS encoding SPFH domain-containing protein, producing MTTTTPQPNDEGPDLRGVFAVRPESFPADAGYGGPGEDVPAPGIRPQEPVIEHAEGTGAAEHAVDADADAREGETRDRRDVRDVWDVWDTDGTADTEPRREPVAASVAAPLFAADPDFDPDPDPDPDPEPVTAADLAPDSDLGLDPAPDSDSDSDSDPASASASATSPADTALLAPWELPVPLTLGGGADRATDSGPRETGLRETDAHETGPRETGFRETSPRETASGTAPGPRTGAALADGGRPPRWSPLIVGESTHEIPVHLLFRDEADRPDAGTGRPAMPRPTVIGRRWGSGEQPRVRERPPVPVPVPVVPARAAPSGDPKLAERPGPVLPGWAAVLTGCAALLACVAVAWWCGALPDAVTGAFRLPSRPYHGVGVGTWALLALGATVALLAFGGLGRGRVGHAWVLTLFGDYRGSVRRTGLLWVSPLLLRRGVDVRLRHWRSEPMPAVDSNGTALRVVVLVVWRVRDTVRAALGVQDHEEYLREQVEAAMARVLSQLPADAFHDEAPTLRNAEAVGDALTRMLAAECRPVGVDVFSAQPTRIEYAPEIAAAIQRSRIAAIDAKHRDSVLTSVVDAVDDTVSRLTSRGLVELDDYERKALVKDLTVAFYTGRQGVGERL from the coding sequence ATGACCACGACGACCCCGCAACCGAACGACGAAGGGCCCGACCTGCGAGGCGTGTTCGCCGTACGGCCCGAGTCGTTCCCGGCGGACGCCGGCTACGGAGGCCCCGGCGAGGACGTACCCGCCCCGGGGATCCGGCCGCAGGAGCCGGTGATCGAGCACGCGGAAGGTACGGGTGCCGCGGAACACGCGGTGGACGCGGATGCGGACGCGAGGGAGGGGGAGACGAGGGACAGGAGAGATGTGCGGGACGTGTGGGACGTGTGGGACACGGACGGTACGGCGGACACCGAGCCGCGCAGGGAGCCGGTCGCCGCGTCGGTGGCCGCGCCGCTCTTCGCCGCCGACCCGGACTTCGACCCGGACCCCGACCCCGACCCCGACCCGGAACCGGTCACCGCTGCCGACCTCGCCCCTGATTCCGACCTCGGCCTCGACCCTGCTCCCGACTCCGACTCCGACTCCGACTCCGATCCTGCTTCCGCTTCCGCCTCCGCGACGAGTCCCGCCGACACCGCGCTCCTCGCCCCGTGGGAACTGCCCGTCCCTCTGACCCTAGGCGGCGGCGCCGACAGGGCCACGGACAGTGGCCCCCGCGAAACGGGTCTCCGCGAAACGGATGCGCACGAAACGGGTCCGCGCGAGACCGGTTTCCGCGAGACCAGTCCCCGCGAGACCGCCTCCGGCACCGCCCCCGGCCCGCGCACCGGCGCCGCCCTCGCCGACGGCGGCCGGCCGCCCCGGTGGAGTCCGCTCATCGTCGGGGAGAGCACCCACGAGATCCCCGTCCACCTCCTCTTCCGCGACGAGGCCGACCGCCCCGACGCGGGAACGGGCCGCCCCGCGATGCCCAGGCCCACCGTCATCGGCCGCCGTTGGGGCTCCGGCGAGCAGCCCCGGGTACGGGAGCGGCCGCCCGTACCCGTACCCGTACCCGTCGTACCGGCGCGAGCCGCTCCGTCCGGTGATCCGAAGCTGGCCGAGCGGCCGGGGCCCGTGCTCCCCGGCTGGGCCGCCGTGCTCACCGGATGCGCGGCGCTGCTCGCGTGCGTGGCGGTGGCGTGGTGGTGCGGGGCCCTGCCGGACGCGGTGACCGGGGCGTTCCGGCTGCCGTCCCGTCCGTACCACGGCGTCGGGGTCGGGACATGGGCCCTGCTCGCGCTCGGCGCGACGGTCGCGCTCCTCGCCTTCGGCGGGCTCGGTCGCGGCCGGGTCGGGCACGCGTGGGTGCTGACGCTCTTCGGCGACTACCGGGGGAGCGTGCGCCGTACGGGACTGCTCTGGGTGAGCCCGCTCCTGCTGCGCCGCGGAGTGGACGTACGGCTGCGCCACTGGCGCAGCGAGCCGATGCCCGCCGTCGACTCGAACGGTACGGCGCTGCGCGTGGTCGTCCTGGTGGTCTGGCGGGTCAGGGACACGGTCCGCGCGGCGCTCGGGGTCCAGGACCACGAGGAGTATCTGCGGGAGCAGGTGGAGGCGGCGATGGCGCGGGTGCTCTCCCAGCTGCCCGCCGACGCCTTCCACGACGAGGCGCCGACGCTGCGGAACGCCGAGGCGGTGGGCGACGCGCTGACGCGGATGCTGGCGGCGGAGTGCCGGCCCGTCGGGGTCGATGTCTTCTCGGCCCAGCCGACCCGGATCGAGTACGCGCCGGAGATCGCCGCCGCCATACAGCGCAGCCGGATCGCCGCGATCGACGCCAAGCACCGGGACAGCGTGCTGACATCGGTGGTGGACGCGGTGGACGACACCGTCAGCCGGCTGACCTCGCGCGGGCTGGTCGAGCTGGACGACTACGAGCGCAAGGCGCTGGTCAAGGATCTGACCGTGGCCTTCTACACGGGACGGCAGGGGGTCGGCGAGAGGCTGTGA
- a CDS encoding glycosyltransferase family 2 protein: MTSTPAGDPRDSDVSRTTQLRLPAQLRRGGQRQRPKKTELPKYDYEHYSRLAGPLTRPDPAKPYKVQYRSLLSQEPHRIRAALLLGAAPLLSLGLFVWLMQPQHWTERDPNLKNDTLLVLDIVMLVSIGLIELFRTMNVLSNAHATLVARDPVPVIPEPDTRVAFLTSFVPGKEPLEMVTKTLEAAVRIRHRGLMHVWLLDEGDDPAVKEVCARLGVRHFSRKGIAEWNQAKGPHRAKTKHGNYNAWLDAHGDDYDYFASVDTDHIPMPNYLERMLGYFRDPDVGFVIGPQVYGNYDSFVTKAAESQQFLFHALIQRAGNRYGAPMFVGTSNAVRIKALKQIGGLYDSITEDMATGFEIHRHKNPATGRKWRSVYTPDVLAVGEGPTAWTDFFTQQLRWSRGTYDTILRQYWRGFTTLPPGKLFNYTMMIIFYPMSALNWILAALSCALFLGMGASGVQIDPTIWMMLYGNASALQIGLYVWNRRHNVSPHEPEGSGGLAGMAMSAMSAPLYARSLMDAVLHRKSKFVVTPKGDSSSPDTLFGTFRIHLFFIVVFGGSIGASFFNGHSHPAMVTWATLAMLITAAPIIVWRLGMRDEKKKRRARRGGGAPGGGAHGGGARHAGPAGPATGPRTAVLPSPLPGTSAAAGTPATAPLPVTNDQTATRISLGGRKK; the protein is encoded by the coding sequence ATGACGTCGACGCCGGCCGGCGATCCGCGGGACAGCGACGTTTCCCGGACCACACAGCTGCGGCTTCCCGCCCAGCTCAGAAGGGGCGGGCAGAGACAGCGCCCCAAGAAGACCGAGCTGCCCAAGTACGACTACGAGCACTACAGCAGGCTCGCCGGACCTCTCACGCGCCCCGACCCCGCGAAGCCGTACAAGGTGCAGTACCGCTCGCTGCTCTCCCAGGAGCCGCACCGGATCCGGGCCGCGCTGCTGCTCGGTGCCGCCCCGCTGCTCTCGCTCGGTCTCTTCGTGTGGCTGATGCAGCCCCAGCACTGGACCGAGCGCGATCCGAACCTGAAGAACGACACGCTCCTCGTCCTCGACATCGTGATGCTCGTCTCGATCGGACTGATCGAGCTGTTCCGGACGATGAACGTGCTCTCCAACGCGCACGCGACGCTGGTGGCCCGCGATCCCGTCCCGGTCATCCCCGAGCCCGACACCCGGGTCGCCTTCCTCACCTCCTTCGTACCGGGCAAGGAGCCCCTGGAGATGGTGACGAAGACCCTGGAGGCCGCGGTACGGATCCGGCACCGCGGGCTGATGCACGTATGGCTGCTCGACGAGGGCGACGACCCGGCGGTCAAGGAGGTCTGCGCGCGCCTGGGGGTACGCCACTTCTCGCGCAAGGGCATCGCCGAGTGGAACCAGGCGAAGGGCCCGCACCGCGCCAAGACGAAGCACGGCAACTACAACGCCTGGCTCGACGCGCACGGTGACGACTACGACTACTTCGCCTCCGTCGACACCGACCACATCCCGATGCCGAACTATCTGGAGCGGATGCTCGGTTACTTCCGCGACCCGGACGTCGGCTTCGTCATCGGACCGCAGGTCTACGGCAACTACGACTCGTTCGTCACCAAGGCCGCCGAGTCGCAGCAGTTCCTCTTCCACGCCCTGATCCAGCGCGCGGGCAACCGCTACGGCGCGCCCATGTTCGTCGGCACGAGCAACGCGGTGCGGATCAAGGCGCTGAAGCAGATCGGCGGTCTGTACGACTCGATCACCGAGGACATGGCGACGGGCTTCGAGATCCACCGCCACAAGAACCCGGCCACCGGCCGCAAGTGGCGCTCGGTCTACACCCCGGACGTGCTGGCCGTCGGCGAGGGCCCGACCGCCTGGACGGACTTCTTCACGCAGCAGCTGCGCTGGTCGCGCGGGACGTACGACACGATCCTGCGGCAGTACTGGCGCGGCTTCACCACGCTGCCGCCCGGCAAACTCTTCAACTACACGATGATGATCATCTTCTACCCGATGTCCGCCCTCAACTGGATCCTGGCGGCGCTGAGCTGCGCGCTGTTCCTGGGCATGGGCGCCTCGGGCGTGCAGATCGACCCGACGATCTGGATGATGCTCTACGGCAACGCCTCGGCCCTCCAGATCGGCCTCTACGTCTGGAACCGGCGCCACAACGTCTCGCCGCACGAGCCGGAGGGCTCCGGCGGACTGGCCGGCATGGCGATGTCCGCGATGTCCGCGCCGCTCTACGCCCGGTCGCTGATGGACGCCGTACTGCACCGCAAGAGCAAGTTCGTGGTGACGCCGAAGGGCGACTCGTCCAGTCCGGACACGCTGTTCGGTACGTTCCGTATCCATCTCTTCTTCATCGTGGTCTTCGGCGGATCGATCGGCGCGTCCTTCTTCAACGGGCACTCCCACCCGGCGATGGTCACCTGGGCGACGCTGGCCATGCTGATCACGGCGGCGCCGATCATCGTCTGGCGGCTGGGCATGCGCGACGAGAAGAAGAAGCGCCGGGCGCGGCGCGGTGGCGGAGCGCCCGGTGGCGGAGCCCACGGTGGCGGAGCGCGGCACGCGGGTCCGGCCGGGCCCGCGACGGGTCCGCGGACCGCCGTACTGCCCTCACCCCTTCCCGGAACCTCGGCGGCCGCCGGAACCCCGGCGACCGCGCCTCTCCCGGTGACCAACGATCAGACAGCAACGCGGATTTCCCTTGGGGGACGTAAGAAATGA
- a CDS encoding peptidoglycan-binding protein, producing MTVPVFEEYEPALDCPCAGCAERRRDLARGLPVRAGGHPAAHGVRRALVLATAAGVALGATGVGADSARAAAAPASPQTGPSLLDAAAQGAAALPAAPDPDTPQGGSAPLHGRPLPGPGSSHPSAELRKSTRADIINRAKRWVNAKVPYSMEKFWSDGYRQDCSGYVSMAWNLEGNEWTGSLAQFGVRIEREELQPGDILLFHNPADPNKGSHVTIFGGWTDYTHSSYVAYEQTKPHTRSQATPMAYWSNSSRYVPYRYKGLAESSDGKGPGPDTGTGAGSGKPTGTGASATFPGASSFGPGANNKYVTQLGQMLVERGGKRFYTQGPGPRWSEADRRATQAFQRAQGWRGPDADGLPGRDTWRYLVNGLGKNIPAAGAGGSPGVSASAGAQGASAQGGSGAQVSAGAPAYPGGAYFRPGRSSTHVAELGKQLVRKGFGKHYSTGPGPRWTEADRRNVEAFQRAQGWRGAEADGYPGPQTWRRLFA from the coding sequence ATGACCGTCCCGGTCTTCGAGGAGTACGAGCCCGCTCTCGACTGCCCCTGCGCAGGGTGTGCCGAGCGACGGCGGGATCTGGCCAGAGGGCTGCCGGTACGAGCCGGTGGCCACCCGGCCGCGCACGGCGTGCGCCGCGCGCTCGTCCTGGCGACCGCCGCCGGGGTCGCGCTCGGCGCCACCGGTGTCGGCGCCGACTCGGCGCGGGCGGCGGCAGCGCCGGCCAGCCCGCAGACCGGGCCGTCCCTGCTCGACGCGGCCGCACAGGGTGCCGCCGCGCTGCCCGCCGCCCCCGACCCGGACACCCCGCAGGGCGGCAGCGCGCCCCTGCACGGGCGTCCGCTGCCGGGGCCCGGCTCCAGCCATCCGTCGGCCGAGCTGCGCAAGTCCACCCGGGCCGACATCATCAACCGCGCCAAGCGGTGGGTGAACGCGAAGGTGCCGTACAGCATGGAGAAGTTCTGGTCGGACGGCTACCGGCAGGACTGCTCCGGCTATGTCTCGATGGCCTGGAACCTCGAAGGCAACGAGTGGACGGGCAGCCTCGCGCAGTTCGGGGTGCGGATCGAGCGCGAGGAACTCCAGCCCGGCGACATCCTGCTCTTCCACAATCCGGCCGACCCGAACAAGGGGTCGCACGTCACGATCTTCGGCGGCTGGACCGACTACACGCACTCGTCCTACGTGGCGTACGAGCAGACGAAGCCGCACACCCGCTCGCAGGCGACGCCGATGGCGTACTGGAGCAATTCCAGCCGGTACGTGCCCTACCGCTACAAGGGGCTGGCCGAATCCTCCGACGGCAAGGGCCCGGGACCGGATACGGGTACGGGCGCGGGTTCGGGCAAACCCACCGGCACCGGCGCCTCGGCGACGTTCCCCGGAGCGTCCTCCTTCGGCCCCGGCGCCAACAACAAGTACGTCACCCAGCTCGGCCAGATGCTGGTGGAGCGCGGCGGCAAGCGCTTCTACACCCAGGGCCCGGGGCCGCGCTGGAGCGAGGCGGACCGCCGCGCGACCCAGGCGTTCCAGCGGGCGCAGGGCTGGCGCGGCCCGGACGCGGACGGGCTGCCCGGCCGGGACACCTGGCGCTATCTGGTGAACGGACTGGGCAAGAACATCCCGGCCGCGGGCGCGGGCGGCAGTCCGGGGGTGAGCGCGAGCGCCGGAGCGCAGGGCGCGAGCGCCCAGGGCGGCAGCGGCGCGCAGGTGAGCGCGGGCGCGCCCGCGTACCCGGGAGGCGCGTACTTCCGGCCGGGCCGCTCCAGCACGCATGTCGCCGAACTCGGCAAGCAGCTCGTGCGCAAGGGCTTCGGCAAGCACTACTCCACGGGCCCCGGCCCCCGGTGGACCGAGGCCGACCGGCGCAATGTCGAGGCGTTCCAACGCGCCCAGGGCTGGCGCGGCGCCGAGGCCGACGGCTACCCGGGCCCGCAGACCTGGCGGCGACTCTTCGCATGA